GTCGGCTCATCGCGTGCGAGGAACAAGGCGGCTCCGCCCGAAGGCGGCGACTTCGGCCCCTTCGGGGCGACGGCCCCTCTCCCGCGTCAGCAGGCGGCGGCGGCGAGGCGGGGCTGGGTGTAGGCGGCGGCGGGCGGCGGGCGGGGCGGGCTTCGACGCGGCGGGGGCGGGGGGCGGCCGGGCGGCCGTGTCGAGCTTGCGGATGGCGCGGAGTTCGAGCTTGCGGACCCACTCGCGGGTGATGCCCAGGCGGTCGCCGATCTCCTTGAGGGTCAGCGGGGCGACGCCCTGCAGGCCGTAGCGGTAGGTCAGGACCATCCGCTCGCGCTCGTCGAGCACCCGCATGCGGCGGAAGAGGTCGGCGCGGTCGTCGCGGGCCTCCAGGTCGGCGGACGGGCCCTCGTCGGGGTCGACGGAGTCGTCGGGCGACCAGTAGTCGTCCTCGTCGGCCGCGCCGCTCTCCAGCTTCACCTGGTTCGCCCGCTTCGCCTTGACGACCAGGGACTTCTGCATCTCGGTCAGGCCGAGGTGGCCGGCGATCTCGTCGAAGCTCGGGGCCCGGACGAGTTCGCGGGTCAGCAGCCGCTCGGCGCGCCGCCACTTGGTCAGGAGCCCGACCATGTGGGCCGGCAGCCGGATCGTCGTCGCCGTGTTGATCAGGGCGTGGCGGATGGCCTGCTTGATCCAGTAGCCGGCGTAGGTGCTGAACCGGGTGCCGAACCGGGGGTCGTACTCCTCGGAGGCGCGGATCAGGCCCAGGTTGCCCTCGCCGATGAGGTCGTCGAGCGTCATGCCGCGGCCCTGGTAGTCGCGGGCGATCCGGACGACCAGGCGCAGATTGGCGGCGATCATCCGGGTCCGGGCGTCGTCGTCGCCGAGGGCGATCTCGGCCGCCAGGCGACGCTCGTCGTCGGCCGTCAGCAGGGACACCTCGTTGATGTCGTGGAAGTAGGTTTGCAGGTCGTGCGAAACGCCGCAGTCCTTCGCTTCGATGCGAGACATGAACGTACTCCCGGCCTTGGACGCCGTTTCGTGGTGCGTTTTCACGGAGGCGGATTCATTCGCTGGTGGCGGGCGCTCCGGGGAGGAGGAGGGAGACGTGGCGCCGGCTCCGAAAGCCGCCTTGCGTCCGCCGCACGTCCATGCCTCCAGCCTTGGAAGGAGCAACACACGATCAGTTGCAATGGCCTGAGAAAACCGGACATGGTTTCTGAATTTTTTTAGGCTCAAGACCCGATCATCGAGCTGGCGGCGGGAGGAGGATGCCGACGACCTGCACCCATCGGCCCGGCGGACGGGTGCAAATCGGGCGCAGGGGGACCGGCGTGCGATCCGACAGATTCGGCGCGATCGGCCGATGCGGAAGAAATTCCGGAAGGGAGGCTGGTATTCCCCTCCTCGACATTGTTTAATTAACCAATATGCGGCCTGACCCCTCCATGCGATCATCAACGGAGGTTTCCCCCACGATCCCCATGCGACGATGAGGTCGCGTGAATTCCTCGGTTCCCGTATGACGGCGGTTCCTGGAAGAGGCGGCGCGTGAGCGAGGGCGGCGCGCCCACGCCGCGAGGCCGGCCGACGCGTTCCACGCAAGGGGACGAACCGGTGAAGAAGCCGACGGATGAAGACGAGACGGACGTGATCCCCACGATGGCGCCGACGCCGGCGTCGGATCTCGACGCGGATCCGCAGGTCGAAGACGACCCGGGCGAGGACCTCTCGCGGGACGTCCCCGAGCTGATCGCGCGAGCCCGGGCCGGGGACGACGACGCGATCCGGACGTTCGTGGGCCGATACGAGCCCGAGGTCCGGATGATGGTGCGCGAGCGCCTGCCGCGCCGCCTGCGCACGCAGTTCGACTCGATGGACTTCGTGCAGGCCGTCTGGAAGAGCTTCCTGGTGGACCTCAAGGGGGGCTCGCAGGAGTTCGCCAACTCGCGGCACCTGCGGGGGTTCCTGGCGGGCGTGGCCCGCAACAAGGTGTACGAGCAGGACCGGCGGCTGACCCGGACCGCCAAGTACGCGGTGGGCCGGGAGGAGCCGATCTACGTCCGCCGGGGCGACCGCGAGATCGCGATCGACCTGCCCGCGGCCGACCCGTCGCCCAGCGAGAACGTCCAGGCGAGCGACCGCCTGGCGCTCCTGACCGCCGGCCGGCCCACCCAGGAGGTCGAGGTCTTGTCGCTCCGCCACGAGGGCCGGACGATCGACGAGATCGCCGCGCGGCTGAAGGT
The DNA window shown above is from Paludisphaera mucosa and carries:
- a CDS encoding sigma-70 family RNA polymerase sigma factor encodes the protein MSRIEAKDCGVSHDLQTYFHDINEVSLLTADDERRLAAEIALGDDDARTRMIAANLRLVVRIARDYQGRGMTLDDLIGEGNLGLIRASEEYDPRFGTRFSTYAGYWIKQAIRHALINTATTIRLPAHMVGLLTKWRRAERLLTRELVRAPSFDEIAGHLGLTEMQKSLVVKAKRANQVKLESGAADEDDYWSPDDSVDPDEGPSADLEARDDRADLFRRMRVLDERERMVLTYRYGLQGVAPLTLKEIGDRLGITREWVRKLELRAIRKLDTAARPPPAPAASKPAPPAARRRLHPAPPRRRRLLTRERGRRPEGAEVAAFGRSRLVPRTR
- a CDS encoding RNA polymerase sigma factor; translation: MKKPTDEDETDVIPTMAPTPASDLDADPQVEDDPGEDLSRDVPELIARARAGDDDAIRTFVGRYEPEVRMMVRERLPRRLRTQFDSMDFVQAVWKSFLVDLKGGSQEFANSRHLRGFLAGVARNKVYEQDRRLTRTAKYAVGREEPIYVRRGDREIAIDLPAADPSPSENVQASDRLALLTAGRPTQEVEVLSLRHEGRTIDEIAARLKVDERTVRRIIQAARERMEARGWA